From a region of the Hemibagrus wyckioides isolate EC202008001 linkage group LG06, SWU_Hwy_1.0, whole genome shotgun sequence genome:
- the mbnl2 gene encoding muscleblind-like protein 2 isoform X3, with amino-acid sequence MSVALPAVRDTKWLTLEVCRQFQRGTCSRSDEECKFAHPPKSCQVDNGRVIACFDSLKGRCSRDNCKYLHPPSHLKSQLEINGRNNLIQQKTAAAMLAQQMQFMLPGSSLPAVSSFPVGQSLGPGPGISYSPYLSPVTHGMGLVATEMLPSNPVIVPGSPAVAVQSSNSSSSSQKTLRSDKLEVCREFQRGNCSRGETDCRFAHPSDSPMIDSTDNTVTVCMDYVKSRCSREKCKYFHPPAHLQARLKSSQSTQSTAATAAMTQSSAKVLKRPLEATVDMAFPHSMLQPLAKRVALEKSAGPGGLLNPSVLHYQQALANTPLQPSTALFPTDHFEIEHRRGTECQRNTHTLLKQRVCGCHILNSTELLLHAC; translated from the exons ATGTCTGTGGCATTGCCAGCTGTGCGCGACACTAAGTGGCTGACTCTGGAGGTGTGTCGTCAGTTCCAGAGAGGCACGTGCTCTCGCAGTGACGAAGAATGCAAATTCGCTCACCCACCCAAGAGCTGTCAGGTGGACAATGGCCGAGTCATCGCCTGTTTCGACTCCCTAAAG GGTCGGTGTTCAAGGGATAACTGTAAATATCTGCACCCTCCATCTCACCTGAAGAGTCAGCTGGAGATCAATGGAAGAAACAACCTGATCCAGCAGAAGACGGCTGCAGCCATGCTGGCCCAGCAGATGCAGTTCATGCTGCCAGGATCCAGCCTGCCTGCTGTG TCTTCTTTTCCTGTTGGTCAGAGTCTGGGGCCAGGACCTGGGATCAGTTACTCGCCCTACCTCTCTCCTGTCACTCACGGGATGGGACTGGTTGCTACGGAGATGCTCCCGAGCAACCCTGTGATTGTCCCTGGCAGCCCTGCAGTAGCAGTGCAGAGCTCTAACTCCTCTTCCTCGTCTCAGAAAACACTGCGCTCTGACAAACTGGAG gtgtgtagagAGTTTCAGCGGGGGAACTGCTCCCGAGGAGAGACAGACTGTCGGTTTGCCCACCCTAGTGACAGCCCCATGATTGACAGCACTGATAACACAGTGACAGTGTGCATGGACTATGTGAAGAGCCGCTGCTCCAGAGAGAAGTGCAAATACTTTCACCCTCCTGCTCATTTGCAGGCACGCCTCAAAAGCTCTCAGAGCACACAGAGCACTGCTGCAACTGCTGCTATG ACTCAGTCAAGTGCCAAAGTGCTGAAGCGACCCCTCGAGGCAACTGTTGACATG GCGTTTCCTCACAGCATGTTGCAGCCACTGGCTAAGCGAGTGGCTCTAGAGAAGAGTGCAGGGCCTGGTGGTCTTTTAAACCCCAGTGTTCTTCACTACCAGCAAGCTCTCGCCAACACACCTCTGCAGCCTTCTACTGCACTGTtccctacag ATCATTTTGAAATAGAGCACAGGAGAGGGACAGAGTGCCagcgcaacacacacacacttcttaaaCAAAGAGTGTGTGGATGTCACATCCTCAATTCCACAGAATTACTGCTACATGCATgctga
- the mbnl2 gene encoding muscleblind-like protein 2 isoform X1: MSVALPAVRDTKWLTLEVCRQFQRGTCSRSDEECKFAHPPKSCQVDNGRVIACFDSLKGRCSRDNCKYLHPPSHLKSQLEINGRNNLIQQKTAAAMLAQQMQFMLPGSSLPAVSSFPVGQSLGPGPGISYSPYLSPVTHGMGLVATEMLPSNPVIVPGSPAVAVQSSNSSSSSQKTLRSDKLEVCREFQRGNCSRGETDCRFAHPSDSPMIDSTDNTVTVCMDYVKSRCSREKCKYFHPPAHLQARLKSSQSTQSTAATAAMTQSSAKVLKRPLEATVDMAFPHSMLQPLAKRVALEKSAGPGGLLNPSVLHYQQALANTPLQPSTALFPTGSVLCMSPGPGIDHFEIEHRRGTECQRNTHTLLKQRVCGCHILNSTELLLHAC, translated from the exons ATGTCTGTGGCATTGCCAGCTGTGCGCGACACTAAGTGGCTGACTCTGGAGGTGTGTCGTCAGTTCCAGAGAGGCACGTGCTCTCGCAGTGACGAAGAATGCAAATTCGCTCACCCACCCAAGAGCTGTCAGGTGGACAATGGCCGAGTCATCGCCTGTTTCGACTCCCTAAAG GGTCGGTGTTCAAGGGATAACTGTAAATATCTGCACCCTCCATCTCACCTGAAGAGTCAGCTGGAGATCAATGGAAGAAACAACCTGATCCAGCAGAAGACGGCTGCAGCCATGCTGGCCCAGCAGATGCAGTTCATGCTGCCAGGATCCAGCCTGCCTGCTGTG TCTTCTTTTCCTGTTGGTCAGAGTCTGGGGCCAGGACCTGGGATCAGTTACTCGCCCTACCTCTCTCCTGTCACTCACGGGATGGGACTGGTTGCTACGGAGATGCTCCCGAGCAACCCTGTGATTGTCCCTGGCAGCCCTGCAGTAGCAGTGCAGAGCTCTAACTCCTCTTCCTCGTCTCAGAAAACACTGCGCTCTGACAAACTGGAG gtgtgtagagAGTTTCAGCGGGGGAACTGCTCCCGAGGAGAGACAGACTGTCGGTTTGCCCACCCTAGTGACAGCCCCATGATTGACAGCACTGATAACACAGTGACAGTGTGCATGGACTATGTGAAGAGCCGCTGCTCCAGAGAGAAGTGCAAATACTTTCACCCTCCTGCTCATTTGCAGGCACGCCTCAAAAGCTCTCAGAGCACACAGAGCACTGCTGCAACTGCTGCTATG ACTCAGTCAAGTGCCAAAGTGCTGAAGCGACCCCTCGAGGCAACTGTTGACATG GCGTTTCCTCACAGCATGTTGCAGCCACTGGCTAAGCGAGTGGCTCTAGAGAAGAGTGCAGGGCCTGGTGGTCTTTTAAACCCCAGTGTTCTTCACTACCAGCAAGCTCTCGCCAACACACCTCTGCAGCCTTCTACTGCACTGTtccctacag GCTCAGTCTTGTGCATGTCTCCTGGACCTGGCATCG ATCATTTTGAAATAGAGCACAGGAGAGGGACAGAGTGCCagcgcaacacacacacacttcttaaaCAAAGAGTGTGTGGATGTCACATCCTCAATTCCACAGAATTACTGCTACATGCATgctga
- the mbnl2 gene encoding muscleblind-like protein 2 isoform X2 — protein MSVALPAVRDTKWLTLEVCRQFQRGTCSRSDEECKFAHPPKSCQVDNGRVIACFDSLKGRCSRDNCKYLHPPSHLKSQLEINGRNNLIQQKTAAAMLAQQMQFMLPGSSLPAVSSFPVGQSLGPGPGISYSPYLSPVTHGMGLVATEMLPSNPVIVPGSPAVAVQSSNSSSSSQKTLRSDKLEVCREFQRGNCSRGETDCRFAHPSDSPMIDSTDNTVTVCMDYVKSRCSREKCKYFHPPAHLQARLKSSQSTQSTAATAAMTQSSAKVLKRPLEATVDMAFPHSMLQPLAKRVALEKSAGPGGLLNPSVLHYQQALANTPLQPSTALFPTGSVLCMSPGPGIVPMMLSAPPATASAPAASPYAAAAAATANQIILK, from the exons ATGTCTGTGGCATTGCCAGCTGTGCGCGACACTAAGTGGCTGACTCTGGAGGTGTGTCGTCAGTTCCAGAGAGGCACGTGCTCTCGCAGTGACGAAGAATGCAAATTCGCTCACCCACCCAAGAGCTGTCAGGTGGACAATGGCCGAGTCATCGCCTGTTTCGACTCCCTAAAG GGTCGGTGTTCAAGGGATAACTGTAAATATCTGCACCCTCCATCTCACCTGAAGAGTCAGCTGGAGATCAATGGAAGAAACAACCTGATCCAGCAGAAGACGGCTGCAGCCATGCTGGCCCAGCAGATGCAGTTCATGCTGCCAGGATCCAGCCTGCCTGCTGTG TCTTCTTTTCCTGTTGGTCAGAGTCTGGGGCCAGGACCTGGGATCAGTTACTCGCCCTACCTCTCTCCTGTCACTCACGGGATGGGACTGGTTGCTACGGAGATGCTCCCGAGCAACCCTGTGATTGTCCCTGGCAGCCCTGCAGTAGCAGTGCAGAGCTCTAACTCCTCTTCCTCGTCTCAGAAAACACTGCGCTCTGACAAACTGGAG gtgtgtagagAGTTTCAGCGGGGGAACTGCTCCCGAGGAGAGACAGACTGTCGGTTTGCCCACCCTAGTGACAGCCCCATGATTGACAGCACTGATAACACAGTGACAGTGTGCATGGACTATGTGAAGAGCCGCTGCTCCAGAGAGAAGTGCAAATACTTTCACCCTCCTGCTCATTTGCAGGCACGCCTCAAAAGCTCTCAGAGCACACAGAGCACTGCTGCAACTGCTGCTATG ACTCAGTCAAGTGCCAAAGTGCTGAAGCGACCCCTCGAGGCAACTGTTGACATG GCGTTTCCTCACAGCATGTTGCAGCCACTGGCTAAGCGAGTGGCTCTAGAGAAGAGTGCAGGGCCTGGTGGTCTTTTAAACCCCAGTGTTCTTCACTACCAGCAAGCTCTCGCCAACACACCTCTGCAGCCTTCTACTGCACTGTtccctacag GCTCAGTCTTGTGCATGTCTCCTGGACCTGGCATCG TTCCCATGATGCTCAGTGCCCCGCCTGCTACCGCCTCCGCTCCTGCTGCAAGCCCCTACGCTGCTGCCGCCGCGGCAACCGCCAATCAG ATCATTTTGAAATAG
- the mbnl2 gene encoding muscleblind-like protein 2 isoform X4, producing MSVALPAVRDTKWLTLEVCRQFQRGTCSRSDEECKFAHPPKSCQVDNGRVIACFDSLKGRCSRDNCKYLHPPSHLKSQLEINGRNNLIQQKTAAAMLAQQMQFMLPGSSLPAVSSFPVGQSLGPGPGISYSPYLSPVTHGMGLVATEMLPSNPVIVPGSPAVAVQSSNSSSSSQKTLRSDKLEVCREFQRGNCSRGETDCRFAHPSDSPMIDSTDNTVTVCMDYVKSRCSREKCKYFHPPAHLQARLKSSQSTQSTAATAAMTQSSAKVLKRPLEATVDMAFPHSMLQPLAKRVALEKSAGPGGLLNPSVLHYQQALANTPLQPSTALFPTVPMMLSAPPATASAPAASPYAAAAAATANQIILK from the exons ATGTCTGTGGCATTGCCAGCTGTGCGCGACACTAAGTGGCTGACTCTGGAGGTGTGTCGTCAGTTCCAGAGAGGCACGTGCTCTCGCAGTGACGAAGAATGCAAATTCGCTCACCCACCCAAGAGCTGTCAGGTGGACAATGGCCGAGTCATCGCCTGTTTCGACTCCCTAAAG GGTCGGTGTTCAAGGGATAACTGTAAATATCTGCACCCTCCATCTCACCTGAAGAGTCAGCTGGAGATCAATGGAAGAAACAACCTGATCCAGCAGAAGACGGCTGCAGCCATGCTGGCCCAGCAGATGCAGTTCATGCTGCCAGGATCCAGCCTGCCTGCTGTG TCTTCTTTTCCTGTTGGTCAGAGTCTGGGGCCAGGACCTGGGATCAGTTACTCGCCCTACCTCTCTCCTGTCACTCACGGGATGGGACTGGTTGCTACGGAGATGCTCCCGAGCAACCCTGTGATTGTCCCTGGCAGCCCTGCAGTAGCAGTGCAGAGCTCTAACTCCTCTTCCTCGTCTCAGAAAACACTGCGCTCTGACAAACTGGAG gtgtgtagagAGTTTCAGCGGGGGAACTGCTCCCGAGGAGAGACAGACTGTCGGTTTGCCCACCCTAGTGACAGCCCCATGATTGACAGCACTGATAACACAGTGACAGTGTGCATGGACTATGTGAAGAGCCGCTGCTCCAGAGAGAAGTGCAAATACTTTCACCCTCCTGCTCATTTGCAGGCACGCCTCAAAAGCTCTCAGAGCACACAGAGCACTGCTGCAACTGCTGCTATG ACTCAGTCAAGTGCCAAAGTGCTGAAGCGACCCCTCGAGGCAACTGTTGACATG GCGTTTCCTCACAGCATGTTGCAGCCACTGGCTAAGCGAGTGGCTCTAGAGAAGAGTGCAGGGCCTGGTGGTCTTTTAAACCCCAGTGTTCTTCACTACCAGCAAGCTCTCGCCAACACACCTCTGCAGCCTTCTACTGCACTGTtccctacag TTCCCATGATGCTCAGTGCCCCGCCTGCTACCGCCTCCGCTCCTGCTGCAAGCCCCTACGCTGCTGCCGCCGCGGCAACCGCCAATCAG ATCATTTTGAAATAG
- the LOC131353787 gene encoding ras-related protein Rap-2a: MREYKVVVLGSGGVGKSALTVQFVTGTFIEKYDPTIEDFYRKEIEVDSSPSVLEILDTAGTEQFASMRDLYIKNGQGFILVYSLVNQQSFQDIKPMRDQIIRVKRYEKVPVILVGNKVDLESEREVSVSEGQALAEEWGCPFIETSAKSKTMVDELFAEIVRQMDYAAQPDKDDPCCSSCNIQ; this comes from the exons ATGCGCGAGTACAAAGTGGTGGTGCTGGGCAGCGGCGGCGTGGGCAAGTCCGCCCTCACCGTGCAGTTCGTCACCGGCACCTTCATCGAGAAGTATGACCCGACCATCGAAGACTTCTACCGCAAGGAGATAGAAGTGGACTCGTCGCCCTCGGTGCTCGAGATCCTGGACACGGCCGGCACGGAACAGTTCGCCTCCATGCGCGATCTGTACATCAAGAACGGCCAGGGCTTCATCCTGGTCTACAGCCTGGTGAACCAGCAGAGCTTCCAGGACATCAAGCCCATGCGGGACCAAATCATCCGCGTGAAAAG GTATGAAAAGGTGCCGGTGATCCTGGTGGGTAATAAAGTGGATCTGGAGAGTGAGCGGGAGGTGTCGGTGAGCGAGGGTCAGGCTCTGGCTGAGGAATGGGGCTGCCCCTTTATCGAGACCTCAGCCAAGAGCAAGACCATGGTGGACGAACTGTTTGCCGAAATCGTCCGACAGATGGACTACGCAGCGCAACCTGACAAAGACGATCCCTGCTGCTCCTCCTGCAATATACAATAA